In Camelina sativa cultivar DH55 chromosome 16, Cs, whole genome shotgun sequence, a single window of DNA contains:
- the LOC104752584 gene encoding uncharacterized protein LOC104752584 has protein sequence MTTLSGQPSLPQMHSLFSKLRPFLSHSPSFTAPFTRRRSLAFNALPTTKAIDAALMKEKWLDSLSLTSLDEDTTQQSSESSCVIGIDPDLSGALSLLKFDHLGSSSSAQVFDTPHIPVLVGKRVRKRLDAKSIVQLIQSLDVPSGSRVYIEQSNPFPKDGKQGWYSGGFGYGLWIGTLVASGFCVIPVSASLWKRHFQLASGSSTKDDSRRVAAELFPSLSSQLKRKKDHGRAEALLIAAYGEALRTEKLLIPPQELVPQINYLENQLVEVQ, from the exons ATGACGACATTGTCCGGCCAACCGTCTCTGCCACAGATGCATAGTCTCTTCTCAAAGCTCAGACCTTTCCTTTCTCATTCGCCGTCTTTCACAGCTCCGTTCACTCGCCGGCGAAGTCTCGCGTTTAACGCTCTTCCTACGACGAAAGCTATCGACGCGGCGTTAATGAAGGAGAAATGGTtggattctctctctctcacctcaCTAGATGAAGATACGACTCAGCAGAGTTCTGAGTCAAGCTGCGTCATTGGGATTGACCCTGATTTGTCCGGTGCCTTGTCTCTTCTTAAATTTGACCActtgggttcttcttcttctgctcag GTTTTTGATACACCTCACATCCCAGTTTTAGTTGGGAAAAGAGTAAGAAAACGTTTGGACGCAAAGTCAATTGTGCAATTGATTCAGAGTTTAGATGTACCTTCTG GAAGCAGAGTATATATAGAACAATCGAATCCGTTTCCCAAAGATGGAAAACAG GGTTGGTATAGTGGAGGATTCGGATATGGGTTATGGATAGGAACACTTGTTGCTTCAGGCTTTTGTGTCATTCCAGTCTCTGCATCTTTATGGAAGAGGCATTTTCAACTTGCCAGTGGTAGTAGCACAAAG GACGATAGTAGACGAGTTGCAGCAGAGTTGTTTCCATCACTTAGTTCGCAACTTAAGAGAAAAAAGGATCATGGTCGAGCTGAAGCACTGCTCATTGCGGCATATGGTGAAGCCCTTAGAACAGAGAAGCTGTTGATTCCGCCACAAGAACTGGTCCCTCAGATTAACTACTTAGAAAACCAGTTAGTTGAGGTTCAgtaa
- the LOC104752587 gene encoding non-specific phospholipase C2: MFIKICISPLALILLLTVTILHNHVHATSPIKTIVVVVMENRSFDHMLGWMKKLNPEINGVDGSESNPVSASDPSSKKIKFGSGSHYVDPDPGHSFQAIREQVFGSNDTTMDPPPMNGFVQQAYSEDPSGNMSASVMNGFEPDKVPVYKSLVSEFAVFDRWFASVPSSTQPNRMFVHSATSAGATSNDPLSLAKGYPQRTIFDNLDDEDISFGIYYQNIPAVLFYRGLRKLKYVSKFHSYGLSFKDHAKKGKLPAYTVIEQRYMDTISEPASDDHPSHDVYQGQKFIKEVYETLRASPQWNESLLIITYDEHGGYFDHVPTPVRKVPSPDGIVGQEPFLFQFNRLGIRVPTIAVSPWIEKGTVVHGPNGSPFPSSEYEHSSIPATVKKLFNLSKPFLTKRDEWAGTFENILQIRKEPRTDCPETLPEPVRIRMGEANEKALLTEFQQELVQLAAVLKGDNMLTTFPKEISKGMTVIEGKRYMEDAVKRFLEAGRSALAMGANQEELVHMKPSLTKRKP; the protein is encoded by the exons atgttcatcAAAATATGCATTTCACCACTTGCGTTGATTCTCCTATTAACAGTAACGATCTTACACAACCATGTCCATGCAACAAGTCCGATCAAAACCATCGTAGTTGTTGTGATGGAGAACAGATCGTTCGATCACATGCTTGGATGGATGAAGAAACTGAACCCGGAGATCAACGGTGTGGACGGGTCGGAGTCAAACCCGGTCTCAGCATCGGACCCTTCCTCTAAAAAGATCaaattcgggtcgggttcgcATTACGTGGATCCCGACCCAGGTCATTCGTTTCAGGCTATAAGGGAGCAAGTGTTCGGGTCAAATGATACAACCATGGATCCTCCACCGATGAATGGGTTTGTTCAACAAGCATATTCCGAGGACCCCAGTGGTAACATGTCGGCAAGTGTTATGAATGGATTTGAACCTGATAAGGTTCCTGTCTACAAGTCTCTTGTCTCCGAGTTTGCTGTTTTCGATAG ATGGTTTGCCTCGGTACCATCATCGACACAACCAAACCGCATGTTCGTGCACTCAGCGACGTCAGCAGGAGCAACCAGCAACGACCCTCTTTCACTTGCAAAAGGTTATCCTCAAAGAACCATTTTCGATAACCTTGACGACGAAGATATCTCTTTCGGTATATACTACCAGAATATCCCGGCGGTACTGTTTTACCGGGGTCTAAGGAAACTCAAATACGTGTCTAAGTTCCATAGTTATGGACTCTCTTTCAAGGATCATGCTAAGAAAGGGAAGCTCCCTGCCTACACTGTGATTGAGCAACGTTACATGGACACCATCTCGGAACCGGCTTCTGATGATCATCCGTCCCATGATGTCTACCAAGGAcag AAGTTTATAAAGGAAGTGTACGAGACCCTAAGAGCGAGTCCACAGTGGAATGAATCTCTATTAATTATCACTTACGACGAGCACGGTGGGTATTTCGACCACGTGCCCACACCGGTTCGAAAGGTTCCTAGCCCGGACGGTATAGTTGGACAAGAACCGTTCCTTTTCCAATTCAACCGGTTAGGTATTCGTGTACCAACAATAGCAGTGTCACCATGGATCGAGAAAGGAACGGTCGTACATGGACCAAACGGGTCTCCATTTCCATCGTCGGAGTACGAGCACTCTTCCATCCCCGCGACTGTGAAGAAACTGTTCAACCTATCAAAGCCTTTCCTCACAAAGAGAGATGAATGGGCTGGGACTTTTGAGAACATCTTACAGATCCGAAAGGAGCCTCGAACTGATTGCCCCGAGACGCTACCGGAACCGGTTAGGATAAGAATGGGAGAGGCGAATGAGAAAGCTTTGTTGACTGAGTTTCAGCAAGAGCTTGTACAACTAGCTGCGGTTCTAAAAGGTGATAATATGCTTACAACATTCCCTAAAGAAATAAGCAAAGGGATGACAGTTATTGAAGGGAAGAGGTACATGGAAGATGCTGTCAAAAGATTCTTAGAGGCTGGTCGTTCAGCTCTTGCCATGGGAGCGAATCAAGAAGAGCTTGTCCATATGAAACCTTCCCTCACCAAACGGAAACCTTAA
- the LOC104752586 gene encoding F-box protein At2g26850-like yields MLLYLLITCISFFLFFKSLCLPTWVSKTKTLFSFYFYKNPFMKILHPTTPDLASPVLNQMSILDLPDLPFDCILDLLPPSELCSLSRVCTSLRERCVSDYLWEKHLITKWGKILGPAAHKEWQCYRSSPYHLDSPHHQTGHPWLAKIISLIRSHSSIFRDDYRRMIDAPSVSLDSTMSFYLSLETGRFWFPAQVYNRENGHVGFMLSCYDAQLSYDTHTNTFQARFPPHGRRAIAVEKDVTWERIRAAPIDASPHHLYISDSLKELKPGDHVEIQWRRNKEFPYGWWYSVVGHLDSCDGNLNHCHCHISEIVVLEFKQYTIGSRWRKTMISRKDHREKGNEEDGFYGGIRKLNCKEDIARWTCLWPSSFLE; encoded by the exons ATGCTTCTATACTTATTGATCACTTGtatatctttcttcttgtttttcaaaTCTCTATGCCTACCTACATGGGtatctaaaaccaaaaccttGTTCTCCTTCTACTTCTACAAGAATCCTTTCATGAAAATCCTACACCCGACCACACCAGACCTAGCCTCTCCAGTTCTTAACCAAATGTCGATTCTTGACCTTCCGGACCTTCCTTTCGACTGCATTCTCGACCTTCTTCCTCCCTCTGAACTATGTAGCTTGTCTAGGGTATGTACCTCcttgagagagagatgtgtGAGCGATTATTTGTGGGAGAAACACTTGATAACCAAATGGGGAAAAATTCTTGGACCTGCTGCTCACAAAGAGTGGCAATGCTATAGATCTTCCCCATATCATCTTGATTCTCCTCATCACCAAACTGGACATCCTTGGTTGGCCAAAATCATATCTCTGATTCGATCTCATTCTTCCATTTTTCGAGATGATTATCGGAGGATGATAGATGCACCTTCTGTGTCACTTGATTCTACCATGAGCTTCTACCTTTCTCTTGAAACAGGTCGATTTTGGTTCCCAGCTCAAGTATACAACCGTGAG AATGGACATGTAGGGTTCATGTTGTCATGTTATGATGCTCAGCTAAGCTATGACACTCACACTAATACTTTTCAAGCTAG GTTTCCACCACATGGTAGAAGAGCAATTGCGGTTGAAAAGGATGTGACATGGGAGAGGATAAGAGCAGCTCCCATTGATGCATCACctcatcatctatatatatcagATTCTTTAAAGGAGTTGAAACCTGGAGATCACGTCGAGATCCAgtggagaagaaacaaagaatttcCTTATG GATGGTGGTATAGTGTTGTTGGCCACTTGGATTCATGTGATGGCAATCTCAACCATTGTCATTGCCATATTAGTG AGATAGTAGTGCTGGAATTTAAACAGTACACGATTGGATCAAGGTGGAGAAAAACAATGATCAGCAGGAAAGATCATAGAGAGAAAGGTAATGAGGAAGACGGATTCTATGGAGGAATACGAAAGCTAAATTGTAAAGAAGATATTGCAAGGTGGACATGTCTCTGGCCATCATCCTTCTTGGAGTAG